The proteins below are encoded in one region of Neoasaia chiangmaiensis:
- a CDS encoding Hint domain-containing protein, with translation MTYWNGSVSDDFYNAENWSGGAVPQGDTCQEANVSGTADQPGVAVANAPAYGQIHSLTIGDYGTLKITATGDQDSAGYVFSAESFQIFQTGQLIVDTASPVELGQFTEMSGTLTIRNNDGHVVLDGNRLSGNGSLNLINSTLGSEANPVNIDESMHVTMQGGSTLYAGFYADGASVTFDPASQNTIVLNGYESTINTAFSGVSENTHFAINGAHGVVPVKATFQAGSNDGYELVIDLSGGKTLTLSQISVADGFVPGAATIGRDAAGDYVITDTNAAATPANYAQSDIHAQLQNIVTGLVQAGGDPAQYSTNGYSNHNASAANHFTGAGTASQPAEWGDDKNWSLGNTPQEQVCEQGVLQGTASQPLYVVADQPDIRQFTSLSIYDNATLTVTAPAGQNSDSYVFATQGVEIRGNGALVIDTAARVELGGVTEIEGTLTIRNNDGNVVLDGSRLSGSGTLDLDHSTLGTPGTPGAPVRVDMSAVNLSNDSTLYAGFYATGNTVDFDGSHNTVVLTGYENSIGTAFNNVGPNTAFGINVTAGEKPVSAVYSANQDGGYTLTITLDNGKTLSLTNIHTADGFVPEHTSFSTDANGDWLIDTTGTETCFLEGTLIRTERGNVAVEALVVGDRLAVAGAGTDYRTVVWVGHRDVEVAAGRADAVYPVRIVRGAFAENVPSRDLLVTPEHCLYVDGGFVPVRMLVNGGSIFHDTTIASYRYFHVEAEVHSVIFAEDLPTESYLDTGNRRAFSSGGVVSIVSRGMSWADAAAPLVTDVAVVGDVHRRLVARAASLGLDCDAGVVTTDDPDLVATAENGAVLRRVRQQGGQVVFELPAGVTRVRLFSRADRPADAVGAFCDDRRMLGVLVGQVTLWDPRETRSIRSHLEDASLPGWHAIEHSAMRWTDGAAVLELGARSSGDAGVLSVQIVTAGPYRMQDVPAVARRA, from the coding sequence ATGACATATTGGAATGGGTCGGTTTCCGACGATTTTTACAATGCGGAAAACTGGTCGGGTGGGGCTGTGCCGCAGGGTGATACCTGCCAGGAAGCCAATGTTTCCGGGACGGCGGACCAGCCGGGTGTGGCGGTGGCGAATGCACCTGCTTACGGGCAGATTCATTCGCTGACGATCGGCGATTATGGCACGCTGAAGATCACCGCGACCGGCGATCAGGACAGTGCGGGCTATGTGTTCTCCGCGGAGTCTTTCCAGATTTTCCAGACGGGGCAGTTGATCGTCGATACGGCGTCTCCGGTGGAGCTGGGGCAGTTCACGGAGATGTCCGGGACGCTGACCATCCGGAACAATGACGGCCATGTCGTGCTCGACGGCAATCGTCTGAGCGGGAACGGTTCGCTCAACCTGATCAATTCGACGCTTGGCAGTGAAGCCAACCCGGTGAACATCGATGAGTCGATGCATGTGACGATGCAGGGTGGCAGCACGCTGTATGCCGGGTTCTATGCCGATGGCGCGTCTGTGACGTTCGATCCGGCGAGCCAGAACACGATCGTTCTGAACGGTTATGAATCGACGATCAACACGGCGTTCAGCGGCGTTTCCGAGAACACGCATTTCGCGATCAATGGCGCGCATGGTGTCGTGCCGGTGAAGGCGACGTTTCAGGCGGGGTCGAATGACGGGTATGAACTCGTCATCGATCTGTCGGGCGGCAAGACGCTGACGCTGTCGCAGATCAGCGTGGCGGATGGTTTTGTGCCGGGTGCGGCGACGATCGGGCGCGATGCCGCCGGCGATTATGTAATCACGGACACGAATGCCGCGGCGACGCCGGCGAATTATGCGCAGTCGGATATTCATGCGCAGTTGCAGAATATCGTGACCGGCCTGGTGCAGGCGGGCGGCGATCCGGCGCAGTATTCGACGAATGGTTACAGCAACCACAATGCCAGTGCCGCGAATCATTTCACGGGTGCGGGCACGGCGAGCCAGCCGGCGGAATGGGGCGACGACAAGAACTGGTCGCTTGGCAACACGCCGCAGGAGCAGGTTTGCGAGCAGGGTGTGTTGCAGGGCACGGCGTCGCAGCCGCTGTATGTCGTGGCCGACCAGCCGGACATCCGGCAGTTCACGAGCCTGTCGATCTATGACAACGCGACCCTGACCGTTACGGCGCCGGCGGGGCAGAATTCCGACAGCTATGTGTTTGCGACGCAGGGTGTGGAAATTCGTGGCAATGGCGCGCTGGTGATCGATACGGCGGCGCGTGTCGAACTCGGTGGCGTGACGGAAATCGAAGGTACGCTGACGATCCGCAACAATGACGGGAATGTCGTGCTTGACGGTTCGCGCCTTTCCGGAAGCGGGACGCTCGATCTCGATCATTCGACGCTGGGCACGCCGGGCACGCCGGGCGCGCCGGTGCGCGTCGACATGTCGGCCGTGAATTTGTCGAATGACAGCACGCTGTATGCGGGTTTCTATGCGACGGGGAACACGGTTGATTTCGATGGTTCCCATAATACGGTTGTGCTGACGGGTTATGAGAATTCGATCGGCACGGCGTTCAACAATGTCGGGCCGAACACGGCGTTCGGCATTAATGTCACGGCGGGCGAGAAGCCGGTTTCCGCTGTTTATTCGGCCAATCAGGATGGCGGCTATACGCTGACCATTACGCTCGACAACGGCAAGACTCTGAGCCTGACGAATATTCATACGGCCGATGGTTTCGTGCCCGAGCATACGTCCTTCTCGACGGATGCGAATGGTGACTGGCTGATCGACACGACGGGGACGGAGACGTGCTTCCTGGAGGGCACGCTGATTCGCACCGAGCGTGGGAATGTGGCGGTCGAGGCGCTGGTGGTCGGGGATCGGCTGGCGGTTGCGGGTGCCGGGACGGATTACCGTACGGTGGTCTGGGTCGGGCACCGGGATGTCGAGGTGGCGGCGGGGCGTGCCGATGCGGTCTATCCGGTGCGGATCGTGCGGGGAGCCTTTGCCGAGAACGTGCCGAGCCGCGATCTTCTGGTGACGCCGGAGCATTGCCTTTATGTCGATGGCGGCTTCGTGCCGGTGCGCATGCTGGTCAATGGCGGCAGTATTTTCCACGACACCACGATCGCGTCCTATCGTTATTTCCATGTCGAGGCCGAGGTTCATAGCGTGATCTTCGCCGAGGATCTGCCGACGGAGAGCTATCTGGATACGGGCAACCGGCGGGCGTTCTCCTCCGGCGGCGTGGTCTCGATCGTCTCGCGCGGGATGAGCTGGGCGGATGCGGCGGCGCCGCTGGTGACGGATGTCGCGGTCGTGGGGGATGTGCATCGGCGTCTGGTGGCGCGGGCGGCCTCTCTCGGGCTGGATTGCGATGCCGGCGTCGTGACGACGGACGATCCCGATCTGGTGGCGACGGCGGAGAATGGCGCGGTGCTGCGCCGGGTGCGGCAGCAGGGCGGGCAGGTCGTGTTCGAATTGCCGGCTGGCGTGACGCGCGTGCGGCTGTTCTCCCGTGCCGATCGCCCGGCGGATGCGGTTGGAGCGTTCTGCGACGACCGACGGATGCTGGGTGTTCTCGTCGGGCAGGTGACGCTGT
- a CDS encoding efflux RND transporter periplasmic adaptor subunit, which translates to MRRGRFWLVVMVVVVLGLAVWGIGARLAAHRQLQHSADAAAVPSVVTVKADKAPDVEEIVLPGSVSPAYDATIYARTNGYLKVWHVDIGDHVRAGQVLAEIDSPEVDQQLLQARADLTGAQANSRIAGVLAHRTQALVGMSAVSQQETDQARSDASARASTVNSNQANVQRLEQLVGFEKIKSPFDGVVTARNTDIGRLIAAGDSSGPPLFRVADVSWLRVYVQVPQSYAAAIRPGVQVMLRFPEYPGRDFPARLLSTADALTADTRTLLVQLRIDNDKGELFPGGYVEVHFGVRAATEGVRIPANALLFRSEGQRVATVMPDGHVKLHTITAGRDFGTVLEVLKGIEPGDMVVINPPASLEDGERVELARGK; encoded by the coding sequence ATGAGACGCGGGCGCTTTTGGCTGGTTGTGATGGTGGTTGTGGTGCTCGGGCTGGCGGTCTGGGGCATTGGTGCGCGGCTGGCGGCGCATCGGCAATTGCAGCATTCGGCGGATGCGGCGGCCGTTCCGAGCGTGGTGACGGTGAAGGCCGACAAGGCGCCGGATGTGGAGGAGATCGTCCTGCCGGGGAGTGTGAGTCCGGCCTATGATGCGACGATTTATGCGCGGACCAACGGGTATCTGAAGGTGTGGCATGTCGATATCGGCGATCATGTTCGTGCCGGGCAGGTTCTGGCGGAGATCGATTCCCCGGAGGTTGACCAGCAATTGTTGCAGGCGCGGGCCGATTTGACGGGGGCGCAGGCCAACAGCCGGATTGCCGGGGTTCTGGCGCATCGGACGCAGGCGCTGGTGGGCATGAGCGCGGTATCGCAGCAGGAGACGGATCAGGCGCGCAGTGATGCGTCCGCGCGGGCGTCCACCGTGAATTCGAATCAGGCGAATGTGCAGCGTCTGGAGCAGTTGGTGGGATTCGAGAAGATCAAGTCGCCCTTCGACGGTGTGGTGACGGCGCGCAACACGGATATCGGGCGGTTGATTGCCGCCGGGGACAGCAGCGGGCCGCCGTTGTTCCGTGTGGCGGATGTCAGCTGGTTGCGGGTTTATGTGCAGGTGCCGCAGAGTTATGCGGCGGCGATCCGGCCGGGGGTGCAGGTGATGCTGCGTTTTCCGGAATATCCCGGGCGTGATTTTCCGGCGCGGTTGTTGAGCACGGCGGATGCGTTGACGGCGGATACGCGGACGTTGCTGGTTCAGTTACGGATCGACAACGACAAGGGCGAGTTGTTCCCCGGCGGGTATGTCGAAGTGCATTTCGGGGTGCGGGCGGCGACCGAGGGGGTGCGGATTCCGGCGAATGCCCTGTTATTCCGATCGGAAGGGCAGCGGGTGGCGACGGTGATGCCGGACGGGCATGTGAAGTTGCATACGATCACGGCGGGGCGGGATTTCGGCACGGTTCTGGAGGTGCTGAAGGGGATTGAGCCGGGGGATATGGTGGTGATCAATCCGCCGGCGTCGCTGGAGGATGGCGAGCGGGTCGAGCTGGCGCGGGGGAAGTAG
- a CDS encoding efflux RND transporter permease subunit: MWIVRLALDRPYTFIVLAILLAILGPYAVLGMGTDIFPAITIPVVGVIWTYNGLPPQEMGGRITSVFERACLVAVNDVDHIESQSLTGVAVVKIFFHEGANVDLSMSQVTAVAQTMLRQLPPGITPPFVLAYNASSVPIIQLALSSRTIPDQGLYDLANNFVRTQLAGVPGASIPFPYGGKTRQIQVDLDQPKMQARGVSAQDVVAAVNAQNLIIPSGTEKVGEFEYNVRLNGSAVDAAEVNDFPVRASDGTITYIRDIGHARDGFAPQTNVVRVDGRNATLMTVQKTGNASTLDIISDLKARLPSIRAASPKALTIAPIGDQSLFVKAAISGVVREGVIAAALTGLMILLFLGSWRSTVIIVISIPLSVICAILGLYALGQTISIMTLGGLALAVGILVDDATVAIENINAHLEEGEEVEDAILNGAQEIAVPALVATLCICIVFMPMFFLSGVARYLFVPLAEAISFAMLASYFLSRTLVPTLAKYWLRKHEKREDRAPSRNPLTRAQERFEHGFEAVRERYRQVLEGVLARRGRVLLAVVLGVGVSLSLFPWLGSDFFPSVDSGQIKLHLRAHAGLRVEETARLCDEVERAVHRVIPGGEVENIVDNIGLPVSGINLTYSTSAPTTAADADVMITLKPDHRPTADYIRRLRVELPRAFPGVTFAFLPADIVTQILNFGIPSPIDVQVSGFDLPGNFAFAQKLLKRVSHVPGIADAHLQQAEDYPEFDVRVDRSRVQEIGLTQRDIANDMLASLSGSFQTSPSFWLSPKNGVSYPLVVQTPQYQLNSLDRLRNIPVVTADGRQRQILGAFSTIRRNVGPSMETHYNVAPAIDIYATTQDRDLGAVAADVRRIVDEMRDELPRGAHIAVRGQVQTMGTAFHALFAGLAFATLLVLLLIVVNFQSWTDALIIISALPAALAGIVWMLFLTRTPVSVPALTGAIMSIGVATANSILVVSFARDYMAEAKVGAAEAAAEAGFRRFRPVLMTALAMMIGMLPMALGLGEGGEQNAPLGRAVIGGLLFATTATLMFVPLVFSLVHGRREGAAHSAPAGGRS; the protein is encoded by the coding sequence ATGTGGATTGTGCGGCTCGCCCTCGATCGGCCCTATACGTTCATCGTTCTGGCGATTTTACTGGCGATACTGGGGCCGTATGCGGTTCTGGGCATGGGGACGGATATTTTTCCGGCCATCACGATACCGGTCGTGGGGGTGATCTGGACCTATAATGGTTTGCCGCCGCAGGAGATGGGCGGTCGCATTACCAGTGTGTTCGAGCGTGCCTGTCTGGTGGCGGTTAACGATGTCGACCATATCGAGTCGCAGTCGCTGACGGGTGTGGCGGTCGTCAAGATTTTCTTCCACGAAGGGGCGAATGTCGATCTGTCGATGAGCCAGGTGACGGCGGTGGCGCAGACGATGCTGCGGCAGTTGCCGCCGGGCATTACGCCGCCTTTCGTGCTGGCGTACAATGCGTCCAGCGTGCCGATCATTCAGCTGGCGCTGTCGAGCCGGACGATTCCCGATCAGGGGCTGTACGATCTGGCGAATAATTTCGTGCGGACGCAGCTGGCGGGGGTGCCGGGTGCGTCGATCCCGTTTCCGTATGGTGGCAAGACGCGCCAGATCCAGGTGGATCTGGACCAGCCGAAGATGCAGGCGCGGGGTGTGAGTGCGCAGGATGTGGTGGCGGCGGTCAATGCGCAGAACCTGATCATTCCCTCCGGCACCGAGAAGGTGGGGGAATTCGAATACAATGTGCGGCTGAACGGCAGTGCGGTGGATGCGGCGGAGGTGAATGATTTTCCGGTGCGGGCATCGGATGGGACGATCACCTATATCCGCGATATCGGGCATGCGCGGGATGGTTTTGCGCCGCAGACGAATGTGGTGCGGGTGGATGGGCGCAATGCGACGTTGATGACGGTGCAGAAGACCGGCAATGCGTCCACGCTCGATATCATCAGCGATCTGAAGGCGCGGTTGCCGTCGATCCGGGCGGCGTCGCCGAAGGCGCTGACGATTGCGCCGATCGGCGATCAGTCGTTGTTCGTCAAGGCGGCGATTTCCGGCGTGGTGCGCGAGGGGGTGATTGCCGCGGCGCTGACGGGGCTGATGATCCTGCTGTTCCTGGGCAGTTGGCGGAGCACGGTGATTATCGTGATCTCCATCCCGCTTTCGGTGATCTGCGCGATTCTGGGGCTGTATGCGCTGGGCCAGACGATCAGCATCATGACGTTGGGCGGGCTGGCGCTGGCGGTGGGCATTCTGGTGGATGATGCGACGGTCGCCATCGAGAACATCAATGCGCATCTGGAAGAGGGCGAGGAGGTCGAGGACGCGATCCTGAATGGTGCGCAGGAGATTGCGGTGCCGGCGCTGGTGGCGACGTTGTGCATCTGCATCGTGTTCATGCCGATGTTCTTCCTGAGCGGGGTGGCGCGTTATCTGTTCGTGCCGCTGGCGGAGGCGATCAGTTTCGCGATGCTGGCCTCCTATTTCCTGTCGCGCACGCTGGTGCCGACGTTGGCGAAATACTGGTTGCGCAAGCATGAGAAGCGGGAGGACCGGGCGCCGTCGCGTAATCCGCTGACGAGGGCGCAGGAGCGTTTCGAGCATGGGTTCGAGGCGGTTCGGGAGCGGTATCGGCAGGTGCTGGAGGGGGTGCTTGCGCGGCGCGGGCGGGTGTTGCTGGCGGTGGTTCTGGGTGTTGGGGTATCGCTCTCGCTTTTCCCGTGGCTGGGGAGCGATTTCTTTCCGTCCGTCGATAGTGGGCAGATCAAGCTGCATCTGCGCGCGCATGCGGGGTTGCGCGTGGAGGAGACGGCACGGCTTTGCGATGAGGTGGAGCGGGCCGTGCACCGGGTGATTCCGGGCGGCGAGGTGGAGAATATCGTCGATAATATCGGCTTGCCGGTCAGCGGGATCAATCTGACCTACAGCACCTCCGCGCCGACGACGGCGGCAGATGCGGATGTGATGATTACGTTGAAGCCCGATCATCGTCCGACGGCCGATTATATCCGGCGTTTGCGGGTGGAGTTGCCGCGTGCGTTTCCCGGTGTGACGTTTGCGTTCCTGCCGGCGGATATCGTCACGCAGATTCTGAATTTCGGCATTCCGTCGCCGATTGATGTGCAGGTGAGCGGGTTCGATCTGCCGGGGAATTTTGCTTTCGCGCAGAAATTGCTGAAGCGGGTGAGTCATGTGCCGGGGATTGCGGATGCGCATTTGCAGCAGGCGGAGGATTATCCGGAATTCGATGTGCGGGTGGATCGTTCGCGCGTGCAGGAGATCGGGCTGACGCAGCGCGATATCGCCAACGACATGCTGGCGTCCCTGAGCGGGAGTTTCCAGACCAGTCCGTCGTTCTGGCTCAGTCCGAAAAATGGCGTGTCGTATCCGCTGGTGGTGCAGACGCCGCAATATCAGCTCAATTCGCTCGATCGCCTGCGCAATATTCCCGTCGTGACGGCCGATGGCCGGCAGCGGCAGATTCTGGGGGCTTTTTCCACGATCCGGCGCAATGTCGGGCCGTCTATGGAGACGCATTACAATGTGGCGCCGGCGATCGACATCTATGCGACGACGCAGGATCGGGATCTGGGTGCGGTGGCGGCGGATGTGCGGCGGATCGTGGATGAGATGCGCGACGAGTTGCCCCGGGGCGCGCATATCGCGGTGCGGGGGCAGGTTCAGACGATGGGCACGGCGTTTCATGCCCTGTTTGCCGGATTGGCTTTCGCGACGTTGCTGGTGCTGTTGCTGATCGTGGTGAATTTCCAGTCCTGGACGGATGCGCTGATTATTATCTCCGCGTTGCCGGCGGCGTTGGCCGGGATTGTGTGGATGCTGTTCCTGACGCGCACGCCGGTGAGCGTGCCGGCGTTGACGGGGGCGATCATGAGCATCGGCGTGGCGACGGCCAACAGTATCCTGGTGGTGAGTTTCGCGCGGGACTACATGGCCGAGGCGAAGGTGGGCGCGGCGGAGGCGGCGGCGGAGGCGGGGTTCCGGCGGTTCCGGCCGGTGTTGATGACGGCGCTGGCGATGATGATCGGCATGTTGCCGATGGCGTTGGGTCTTGGCGAGGGTGGCGAGCAGAATGCGCCGCTAGGCCGGGCGGTGATTGGCGGGTTGCTGTTCGCGACGACGGCGACGCTGATGTTCGTGCCGCTGGTGTTCAGTCTGGTGCATGGACGTCGGGAAGGGGCGGCGCATTCGGCGCCGGCGGGAGGGCGGTCATGA
- a CDS encoding PadR family transcriptional regulator, giving the protein MHFHHHIRHAIGRHGGFGDGFGRRFGGRFGKRHGDDFPGGRKLNAEELQLVILALLAESPAHGYEIIRRLEERSNGFYKPSPGMVYPALTYLEEIGQTAVTQEGTRKLYTLTEEGRTHLKAHQAQAETILDLLARIGSRMADVRDAFAGLHDADPQAADSLHKARHALKSALYRLRGCTPVEARRITDILNRATAEILGKPD; this is encoded by the coding sequence ATGCACTTCCACCACCACATCCGCCACGCCATCGGTCGCCACGGCGGCTTCGGCGACGGCTTCGGTCGCCGCTTCGGCGGCCGCTTCGGCAAACGCCACGGGGACGACTTCCCCGGCGGTCGCAAACTCAACGCCGAGGAACTCCAGCTCGTCATCCTCGCCCTGCTCGCCGAAAGCCCGGCCCACGGCTACGAAATCATCCGCCGCCTGGAGGAACGCTCCAACGGCTTCTACAAGCCTAGCCCCGGCATGGTGTACCCCGCCCTCACCTATCTGGAGGAAATCGGCCAGACCGCCGTCACGCAGGAAGGCACCCGCAAACTCTACACCCTGACGGAAGAAGGCCGCACGCACCTGAAAGCCCATCAGGCCCAGGCCGAAACCATCCTCGACCTCCTCGCCCGCATCGGCAGCCGCATGGCCGACGTACGGGACGCCTTCGCCGGCCTGCACGACGCCGACCCACAGGCCGCGGACAGCCTCCACAAGGCCCGCCACGCTCTCAAGAGCGCGCTCTACCGCCTGCGCGGCTGCACCCCCGTCGAAGCCCGACGCATCACCGACATCCTCAACCGCGCCACCGCCGAAATCCTTGGAAAGCCCGATTGA
- a CDS encoding siderophore-interacting protein: MNHIARTPLRVRHPLRLRRIHVAHVIPLSRNMQRIVFTGDDLHDFATAAADDHVKLFFPRPGTQNLTLPDLGADRRTTPDPRVIARDYTPRRFDPETRELTIDFVLHDAGPATSWAAQARPGQTLGMGGPKGSYIVPEDYTHYLLIGDDTALPAIARRLAEMAPGTPVTVLVETLATNTDYPLHTAAQASIHRCRPTSANSNTMPELDRTLRRIILPSADTHVWIAAEIDTVRRLRDHLIHEEAIPRTQIRAAGYWRHDTPNGGARVED; this comes from the coding sequence ATGAACCATATCGCCCGCACGCCGCTGCGCGTCCGCCACCCGCTCCGCCTGCGCCGCATCCACGTCGCGCACGTCATCCCCCTGTCCCGCAACATGCAACGCATCGTCTTCACGGGCGACGACCTGCACGACTTCGCCACCGCCGCGGCGGACGACCACGTCAAACTGTTCTTCCCCCGACCCGGCACACAAAATCTCACCCTGCCGGACCTCGGCGCCGATCGCCGCACCACACCCGATCCCCGCGTCATCGCCCGCGACTACACCCCGCGCCGTTTCGACCCGGAAACGCGCGAACTCACCATCGATTTCGTCCTGCACGACGCCGGCCCCGCCACAAGCTGGGCAGCCCAGGCCAGACCGGGCCAGACACTCGGCATGGGCGGCCCCAAAGGCTCCTATATCGTGCCGGAAGACTACACCCATTACCTCCTGATCGGCGACGACACCGCCCTGCCCGCCATCGCCCGTCGCCTCGCGGAAATGGCCCCCGGCACACCCGTCACCGTCCTTGTCGAAACCCTGGCGACCAACACGGACTACCCCCTGCACACCGCCGCCCAGGCCAGCATCCACCGCTGCCGCCCCACATCGGCAAACAGCAACACCATGCCGGAACTCGACCGCACCCTGCGCCGCATCATCCTGCCCTCAGCCGATACGCATGTCTGGATCGCCGCGGAGATCGACACCGTCCGCCGCCTGCGCGACCACCTCATCCACGAGGAAGCCATCCCCCGCACCCAGATCCGCGCCGCCGGCTACTGGCGCCACGACACCCCCAACGGCGGCGCCCGCGTGGAGGACTGA
- a CDS encoding cupin domain-containing protein: MMDMRAEDLIERLGLQPHPEGGWYRETWRAPSADGGRGAGTAIYYLLARGQRSHWHRVDASEIWLHHAGAALRLLTARDGVMRTRRLGTDWAAGELPQAVVAPGEWQAAEVDGDWVLVSCVVAPAFSFDGFEMAPPGWTPDGV; encoded by the coding sequence ATGATGGACATGCGCGCGGAAGACCTGATCGAACGTCTGGGATTGCAGCCGCACCCGGAGGGTGGGTGGTATCGTGAGACGTGGCGGGCGCCGTCGGCCGACGGTGGGCGTGGGGCGGGGACGGCGATCTATTATCTGCTGGCGCGCGGGCAGCGATCGCACTGGCATCGGGTGGATGCGTCGGAGATCTGGCTGCATCATGCGGGGGCGGCGTTGCGGTTGCTGACGGCGCGGGACGGTGTGATGCGGACGCGGCGGCTGGGGACGGACTGGGCGGCAGGGGAACTGCCGCAGGCCGTGGTGGCGCCCGGCGAATGGCAGGCGGCGGAAGTGGATGGGGATTGGGTGCTGGTGAGTTGCGTGGTGGCGCCGGCGTTTTCCTTCGACGGGTTCGAGATGGCGCCGCCGGGGTGGACGCCGGATGGGGTGTGA
- a CDS encoding redoxin domain-containing protein has protein sequence MTRTSLMPGFRYGLVALAALLITSAPHSVWANTSPAPDPAAFVAEDPTLSQMIGKSVPGLSWQTLDGQTLDLVKLAHKGPVYLKLWATYCIPCRAQMPGFERLYQRYKSRMSIVAVDIGFGEKHDKIVSFVRKASLTMPVVVDDGRLSDWLHIRATPLHVLIDRDGRLAYLGHQDGAALEAALERVVAKPRTTAHLQFADVTPTPPLAVGAEVPTLALSDATQAAVPLRPEGATRPQVVLFTAPWCESYLSTMDPPTARNCARTREIAQKLVTNSRLDWKVIGAKLWTEPADMASFRTLFGPGFRILLDENNQAFTRFGIRQIPAVALITKDGRLAEMLDGSRPDLGAQIEAFARRTP, from the coding sequence ATGACACGGACCTCTCTCATGCCTGGTTTTCGATATGGACTTGTGGCTCTCGCAGCGCTTCTCATAACGTCTGCGCCTCACTCTGTATGGGCGAACACATCTCCCGCGCCAGACCCTGCAGCGTTCGTCGCTGAAGATCCGACCCTCTCTCAAATGATAGGTAAGTCTGTCCCTGGCCTGAGCTGGCAAACACTTGATGGCCAGACACTGGACCTTGTGAAACTGGCTCACAAAGGCCCGGTCTATCTCAAGCTTTGGGCGACCTATTGTATTCCCTGTCGGGCCCAGATGCCTGGGTTTGAGCGGCTCTACCAGCGTTATAAGTCACGCATGAGTATTGTTGCCGTGGATATCGGTTTTGGAGAAAAACATGACAAAATCGTCAGTTTTGTCAGAAAAGCAAGTCTAACCATGCCAGTTGTGGTCGATGACGGAAGGCTGAGCGACTGGCTCCATATCCGCGCCACGCCTCTGCACGTACTGATCGACCGTGATGGTCGACTGGCCTATCTCGGCCATCAGGATGGTGCAGCACTCGAGGCGGCACTTGAACGCGTTGTCGCCAAACCCCGTACAACAGCGCACCTTCAATTTGCGGATGTTACACCTACCCCGCCTCTGGCCGTTGGAGCCGAAGTACCAACTCTGGCACTGAGCGACGCTACGCAGGCTGCAGTGCCCTTACGTCCAGAGGGCGCAACACGGCCTCAGGTCGTTTTGTTTACCGCGCCTTGGTGTGAAAGCTATCTTTCTACCATGGATCCGCCGACCGCCCGAAACTGTGCCCGCACACGAGAAATTGCACAGAAACTTGTCACAAACTCCAGGCTCGACTGGAAGGTTATCGGCGCGAAACTCTGGACTGAACCAGCAGATATGGCTTCGTTCCGCACCCTGTTCGGTCCCGGATTTCGGATACTGCTGGATGAAAACAATCAAGCCTTTACGAGGTTCGGTATTCGACAGATCCCTGCTGTGGCATTGATAACCAAGGACGGACGGCTGGCCGAAATGCTCGATGGGTCCCGCCCTGATCTGGGCGCACAGATCGAAGCATTCGCTCGGAGAACGCCATGA